A stretch of Phoenix dactylifera cultivar Barhee BC4 chromosome 16, palm_55x_up_171113_PBpolish2nd_filt_p, whole genome shotgun sequence DNA encodes these proteins:
- the LOC120104034 gene encoding uncharacterized protein LOC120104034, which yields MAKKKGKPRGNGKAALILAATQVPPQPSRLPERVEDCHDDDDYIPDGDMIEEVDTNEEINDEEMNGAVQNHEDTMNEDQMNDELGIDPRQSNGREPTLKAPVDANGKVIVRCTRGMFLDYEVSHKAVAIMRQFFNGPWLSWREVPTHAKVGMWNKFEEIHTILPGQLHHVHQVWDKHCQRRLTTSLGRVRSQKLLEAKGDLNKARDKPPNWISRENWNKLIDIWISPKWKKKSEANKNNRNTMKNGSISKHCGGSITFVNHDERLKLKLGREPTIVESFNRTHKTKQGMGGYVDKRSEAVMAKYSAEYSKKYGDASTSNAPPRDYDLWFEATGVPTHGHVYGFSPLEDLTGIIGQSSSSSTSTSQAPELYTHEDLLRILEQEKKKWQEEVLQKMREEIGFGPRHADRGSNGDSGSADHASL from the exons ATGgccaagaaaaaagggaaaccaAGAGGTAATGGAAAAGCAGCTTTAATACTGGCTGCTACTCAAGTTCCTCCTCAACCTTCTAGGTTGCCTGAGCGTGTCGAGGATtgtcatgatgatgatgattacaTTCCTGATGGGGACATGATTGAAGAGGTGGATACAAATGAAGAAATAAACGATGAAGAAATGAATGGTGCAGTGCAAAATCATGAGGATACAATGAATGAGGATCAGATGAATGATGAACTTGGGATTGATCCAAGACAGAGCAATGGCCGAGAACCAACCCTTAAAGCCCCTGTTGATGCAAATGGAAAAGTGATTGTTAGGTGCACAAGaggaat GTTTCTTGATTATGAGGTCAGTCACAAAGCTGTTGCTATCATGCGCCAATTTTTCAATGGTCCGTGGTTGTCATGGAGGGAGGTCCCTACACATGCTAAAGTTGGAATGTGGAACAAATTTGAG GAGATACACACAATTCTTCCAGGACAATTGCATCATGTGCATCAAGTTTGGGACAAGCATTGTCAGCGACGGTTGACAACCTCATTAGGGAGGGTCAGAAGCCAAAAGCTTCTGGAAGCAAAAGGAGATTTAAATAAAGCCCGTGATAAACCCCCTAATtggatctctagagaaaattggaataagctaattgatatttggatctccccaaaatggaagaagaaatcagaagccaacaaaaataatagaaacacCATGAAGAATGGTAGCATCTCTAAACACTGTGGAGGATCAATCACATTTGTCAATCATGACGAACGATTG aaattaaagttaggtagggagccaacaatagttgaatcttttaatcggacgcataagacaaagcaaggcatgggaggatatgtagataagagaagtgaagctgtcatg gcaaagtattcagctgaatactccAAAAAATATGGTGATGCCTCCACCTCAAATGCTCCTCCACGTGATTATGACTTGTGGTTTGAGGCAACTGGTGTCCCCACTCATGGCCATGTCTATGGCTTTAGTCCCCTAGAGGATCTCACTGGAATTATTGGgcaatcatcatcctcttccacctctacaagtcaagctccagagctgtacactcatgaagaccttctacgtattcttgagcaggaaaagaaaaaatggcaagaggaggttcttcaaaagatgagagaagagattggctttggaccaaggcatgcagatcgggggagtaatggtgattctggttctgctgatcatgcttcattataa